In one Hymenobacter sp. DG25B genomic region, the following are encoded:
- the uvrC gene encoding excinuclease ABC subunit UvrC has protein sequence MAANAQIQEQIRQLPHRPGVYKYFGDEDTIIYVGKAIDLRKRVSSYFTKQDHNKKTIQLVKNIRRIEFTIVDSESDAFLLENNLIKQHQPKYNILLKDGKTYPYLLLTNERFPRLIPTRNKRPGDGRYYGPYANLTAMNVLLELIRALYPLRTCTYNLAPQNIEAGKFKVCLEYHLGNCKGPCEGLQDEETYNQYIQQIRNILNGNLTIPKQYFREKMTQAAQDQQYELAHQFKQKLDRLDEFQAKSTIVNASLSNIDVFSIAANEKLAFINYLKVMNGSIILTQSVEVQKKLDEPDDEILASMVMQMREEFESQSKEILTNVALPELPLPGVTITQPQIGDKRKLLELSIKNVMYLRKEKESMNDRSKDVNEVRIMETMKKDLRLKDLPKHIECFDNSNFQGDNPVAAMVCFRNTKPSKKDYRHFHIKTVVGPNDFDSMYEIVTRRYRRLIDEGASLPQLVIVDGGKGQLGMGVKALKDLGLWGQIPIIGIAKRLEEIYVPNDPLPLYIDKKSETLRLIQRMRDEAHRFGITFHRSRRDAATLKTELTDVKGLGPVTADKLLTKFKSVKKIKELTEAELIAEVGKAKARVLLDYFAQQDAPAES, from the coding sequence ATGGCCGCCAACGCCCAAATACAGGAGCAAATCCGCCAGCTGCCGCACCGCCCCGGCGTGTACAAATACTTCGGCGACGAGGATACTATCATTTACGTGGGCAAAGCCATTGATCTGCGCAAACGGGTCAGCAGCTACTTCACCAAGCAGGACCACAACAAGAAGACCATTCAGCTGGTCAAGAATATCCGCCGCATCGAGTTTACTATCGTTGACTCGGAGTCGGATGCGTTTCTGCTGGAGAATAACCTCATCAAGCAGCACCAGCCCAAGTATAACATCCTACTGAAAGATGGTAAGACCTACCCCTACCTGCTGCTCACCAACGAGCGGTTTCCGCGCCTGATTCCTACCCGCAACAAGCGCCCCGGCGACGGCCGCTACTACGGCCCCTACGCTAACCTGACCGCCATGAACGTGCTGCTGGAACTGATTCGGGCCCTGTATCCGCTGCGTACCTGCACCTACAACTTGGCGCCCCAGAACATTGAGGCCGGCAAGTTTAAAGTGTGCCTGGAGTACCACCTGGGCAACTGCAAGGGCCCCTGCGAGGGGCTGCAAGATGAGGAAACGTACAACCAGTACATCCAGCAGATTCGCAATATCCTGAACGGCAACCTGACTATTCCCAAGCAATACTTCCGGGAGAAAATGACCCAGGCAGCGCAGGATCAGCAGTATGAGCTGGCGCATCAGTTCAAACAGAAGCTCGACCGGCTGGACGAGTTTCAGGCGAAAAGCACCATCGTCAATGCTTCGCTTTCAAACATTGATGTGTTCAGCATCGCGGCCAATGAGAAGCTGGCTTTTATCAACTATCTGAAAGTGATGAACGGCAGCATCATCCTCACGCAGTCCGTGGAGGTGCAGAAGAAGCTGGATGAGCCCGACGATGAGATTCTGGCTTCCATGGTGATGCAGATGCGGGAGGAATTTGAAAGCCAGTCGAAGGAGATTTTGACCAACGTGGCACTGCCGGAGCTGCCGTTGCCCGGCGTAACAATTACGCAGCCCCAGATTGGGGACAAGCGCAAGCTACTGGAGCTCAGCATCAAGAACGTCATGTACCTCCGCAAGGAAAAGGAGAGCATGAACGACCGGAGCAAGGATGTAAACGAGGTCCGCATCATGGAAACCATGAAGAAGGATCTGCGCCTCAAAGACCTGCCCAAGCACATTGAGTGCTTCGACAACTCCAACTTTCAGGGCGACAACCCGGTGGCGGCCATGGTGTGCTTTCGCAATACCAAGCCCAGCAAAAAGGACTACCGGCACTTCCACATCAAAACCGTCGTCGGCCCCAACGACTTTGACTCGATGTACGAAATCGTGACGCGCCGCTACCGCCGCCTGATAGATGAGGGGGCCAGCCTGCCACAGCTGGTAATTGTGGATGGCGGAAAGGGCCAGCTGGGCATGGGCGTGAAGGCGCTAAAGGATCTGGGCCTGTGGGGGCAGATACCCATTATTGGCATTGCCAAGCGCCTGGAGGAAATCTACGTGCCCAACGACCCGCTTCCACTATACATCGACAAGAAGAGCGAAACGCTACGCCTTATTCAGCGCATGCGCGACGAAGCCCACCGGTTTGGTATCACCTTCCACCGTTCCCGCCGCGACGCGGCCACGCTCAAGACTGAGCTGACGGATGTAAAAGGCCTTGGGCCGGTGACGGCTGATAAGCTCCTCACTAAGTTCAAATCCGTCAAGAAAATTAAGGAGTTGACGGAAGCGGAGCTCATTGCCGAGGTTGGTAAGGCCAAAGCCCGGGTGCTGCTGGATTATTTTGCGCAGCAGGATGCACCTGCCGAAAGCTAA
- a CDS encoding penicillin-binding protein 1A, producing MAYSAAKPKIAPRKPVRTGRFAAFTRTLWVLLVLGLVGAVVFVWAVSVNLLNLFGSMPNLRTLENPKSELASQVYSADGVLMGKYFRENRTPVDYDDLPQNLVDALIATEDVRFENHSGIDLKGMAAIPYYVASGRIRRGSSTLTQQLAKMLFRTREDLNDGRLNETPGIGMLITKTKEWILAVRLERNYTKREILRMYLNTAEYGSNAFGVHTAAKTFFNKRPQDLKLEESALLVGLVNGPSWFNPVRNPERSVKRRNWVLSQMQKYGYITPPAYTAAVAKPLKLDYKVENQNEGIAPYFRMEVSKMLREWAKETDHDLYADGLKIYTTIDSRMQKYAETAIADHMKLQQKWFDAHWKGQQPWRDENGKLIPNFLSTAIKRTERYRSLAARYEGQPDSIKYYLNKKYKMKVFTWKGEKEVLMSPMDSLAYYKRYLHAGFMAMNPLNGQIKAWVGGTNYKYFKYDHVKQGKRQPGSTFKPFVYVAAIDQGYSPCYQRPDVATTFPAVAGREAYTPQNFEGKFSGRTFTLRQALARSMNSITAWLVQKLGPETVVAYAKRLGITSPIEAVPSVGFGSSDVSIYELSGAYSTFVNKGVWTAPMMVTRIEDKNGNVLREFVPQTKEALSEETAYLMTYMMRGAVEEQGGTSIILRGGFKFPYQIAAKTGTTSNYSDGWFMGMTPDLVCGMWVGGEDRSIHFRTGAYGQGSRLALPIYGLFMKQVYAHNKEIGISTADFPAPAQPLSVEIDCSRYYGGQRDTIPSDQKLNQTDLQDLNDQDI from the coding sequence ATGGCATATTCTGCTGCCAAGCCTAAAATTGCTCCCCGTAAACCGGTTCGTACCGGCCGCTTTGCCGCTTTCACCCGCACCCTATGGGTTTTGCTGGTGCTGGGGCTGGTGGGTGCCGTAGTGTTTGTGTGGGCCGTTAGCGTGAACCTGCTGAACCTGTTCGGCAGCATGCCCAACCTGCGCACCCTGGAAAACCCCAAGAGTGAGCTGGCCTCGCAGGTATATTCTGCCGATGGCGTGCTGATGGGCAAGTATTTCCGCGAAAACCGCACCCCGGTTGATTACGATGACCTACCCCAGAACCTGGTAGATGCGCTGATTGCTACCGAGGACGTGCGCTTCGAAAATCACTCGGGCATCGACCTGAAAGGCATGGCGGCTATTCCCTACTACGTAGCTTCCGGCCGCATTCGGCGGGGTTCCAGTACGCTCACGCAGCAGCTGGCCAAAATGCTGTTCCGCACCCGCGAAGACCTGAACGACGGCCGCCTGAACGAAACCCCGGGTATCGGCATGCTCATCACCAAAACTAAAGAGTGGATTTTGGCGGTGCGGCTGGAGCGCAACTACACCAAGCGGGAAATCCTGCGCATGTACTTAAACACAGCCGAGTATGGTTCCAATGCTTTTGGAGTGCATACAGCGGCTAAAACCTTCTTTAATAAGCGCCCCCAGGATCTGAAACTGGAAGAATCGGCGCTGCTGGTGGGGCTGGTGAACGGCCCTTCGTGGTTTAACCCGGTGCGCAACCCGGAGCGCTCCGTAAAGCGGCGCAACTGGGTGCTGAGCCAGATGCAGAAGTATGGCTACATCACGCCCCCTGCCTATACGGCGGCGGTAGCCAAGCCGCTTAAGCTCGATTACAAGGTGGAAAACCAGAACGAGGGCATTGCACCCTACTTCCGCATGGAAGTAAGCAAGATGCTGCGCGAATGGGCCAAGGAAACCGACCACGACCTGTACGCCGATGGCCTGAAAATCTATACCACCATTGATTCCCGCATGCAGAAATATGCGGAAACGGCCATTGCCGACCACATGAAGCTGCAGCAAAAGTGGTTTGATGCCCATTGGAAAGGCCAGCAGCCCTGGCGCGATGAGAACGGCAAGCTCATCCCCAACTTCCTGAGCACGGCCATCAAGCGCACGGAGCGGTACCGGTCGTTGGCCGCCCGCTATGAAGGCCAGCCTGATTCTATTAAGTACTATCTGAATAAGAAGTACAAGATGAAGGTGTTTACCTGGAAGGGCGAGAAAGAGGTGCTCATGTCGCCGATGGACTCCCTGGCTTACTATAAGCGCTACCTGCACGCTGGCTTTATGGCCATGAACCCGCTGAACGGCCAGATTAAGGCCTGGGTGGGCGGCACCAACTACAAGTACTTCAAGTACGACCACGTGAAGCAGGGCAAGCGCCAGCCGGGCTCCACGTTTAAGCCCTTCGTGTATGTAGCTGCCATCGACCAGGGCTACTCGCCTTGCTACCAGCGCCCCGACGTGGCTACCACCTTCCCCGCCGTAGCGGGGCGGGAGGCCTATACGCCCCAGAACTTCGAAGGCAAATTCAGCGGGCGCACCTTTACGCTCCGGCAGGCTCTGGCCCGCTCCATGAACTCCATCACGGCCTGGCTGGTGCAGAAACTGGGGCCGGAAACGGTGGTGGCCTACGCCAAGCGTTTGGGCATTACCTCGCCCATTGAGGCGGTGCCTTCCGTAGGCTTTGGTTCTTCCGATGTAAGCATTTACGAGCTGAGCGGTGCCTACAGCACCTTCGTGAACAAAGGCGTCTGGACGGCGCCCATGATGGTTACCCGCATTGAAGACAAAAACGGCAATGTACTACGCGAATTCGTGCCTCAGACCAAAGAGGCCCTGAGCGAGGAAACGGCCTACCTCATGACGTATATGATGCGCGGCGCCGTGGAAGAGCAAGGCGGCACCTCCATCATTCTGCGCGGTGGCTTTAAGTTTCCGTACCAGATTGCGGCCAAAACCGGTACCACCTCCAACTACTCCGATGGCTGGTTTATGGGTATGACGCCTGACCTGGTGTGTGGCATGTGGGTGGGCGGCGAGGACCGCAGTATTCACTTTCGCACCGGTGCCTACGGGCAGGGCTCGCGCCTGGCCTTGCCTATTTATGGCCTGTTTATGAAGCAGGTGTATGCCCATAACAAGGAAATAGGCATCAGCACCGCCGACTTCCCCGCGCCGGCCCAACCGCTGAGCGTGGAAATAGACTGCTCGCGCTACTACGGTGGGCAGCGGGACACGATTCCTTCTGATCAGAAGCTGAACCAGACCGACCTACAGGATCTGAACGACCAGGATATTTAA
- a CDS encoding tetratricopeptide repeat protein, whose amino-acid sequence MPLRLFSAPLALALLLACLQACSSGERTSVVGRTYQNIAARDNAYFLGREKLRATEASLYKSRNNDYNRILPLLPVVDSVTATQLATDMEDIIKKASIPIQHHAASDWTDDSYILIGKARYYKREFEDAAKTFKYVNTTSKDPNARHEALIWLMRTFLATKEYESAAAVSDILDKEKGTEVNARELFLTRAQYYLLTDNQPLAIENLEKAIPYIKPKDERSRTRYILAQLYQATGNDKQAYAQLNQILKRNPPYELDFFSKLMLGQVSDLNTTDKARLDKYFARLLKDGKNTEYRDKIYYEMARLQYRQQHYPEAIALLEQSARAAGPNRAQKGYTYLLAGRIYYDNLQRYSLAAAYYDSTMQMLPREAQDYAALAERASILKEFANQLNIVTTQDSLQMLARLDTAALRTRLTAYAQTELTTRRQAEERLAAQQARQEQRQTATGISDVRSGNPDIDPLAFTASNTGAQWYFDNPTAMSTARSEFVRRWGNRQLQDNWRISSQANTSPVTNQGGNVPVSIAGTDATVVNTAAADPAAQLTALVAQYQKNVPTTADQLAASNKQIEEALFALGAIYNQQLKEPDRAITTYETLLSRFPRSGHVPEVYYGLYLLYRDKQDTKAETYAQRLRQEYPTTSYARLVADPEYLRRMSVANAGVSVQLDSAFTFYKKQEFKKAGAVLARTRKKYPESDYTDRLAYMDLLLALRTQAPATTKPQVERFLKTYPNSPLAPDAQELLATFTRYEQGQLPGALASAQKPSISYFRPGEVDNKLRIFNNDPTPGITAPTAAPGSATPPAPTTSAAPAAKALTTPASAPAKPVAAPDSAKATRAGVPPAAPGNAPAAPTTVATAPPPVPASPYAAGTNGAHAVVLVVSKNSPLLKDLPGQLGTYNNRFYRASNLQVQPQSLNDSLSLIVVQPLAGAKVAQSYGLKLRGPQSPLGRLRGVGYQTLIVGIENIPVLLQRKDVEEYLRFYQQVYRP is encoded by the coding sequence TTGCCTCTACGTCTTTTCTCTGCCCCGCTGGCACTGGCTCTGCTGCTGGCCTGCCTGCAGGCTTGCTCCTCCGGCGAGCGTACCTCGGTGGTAGGGCGCACCTATCAGAATATAGCCGCCCGCGACAACGCCTACTTTCTGGGCCGCGAGAAGCTCCGCGCCACGGAGGCCAGCCTCTACAAGTCCCGCAACAACGACTATAACCGCATTCTGCCGCTGCTGCCGGTAGTAGATTCCGTGACGGCCACCCAGCTGGCCACGGATATGGAGGATATCATCAAGAAAGCATCCATCCCCATTCAGCACCACGCGGCCAGCGACTGGACCGACGACAGCTACATCCTCATTGGCAAGGCCCGCTACTACAAGCGGGAGTTTGAAGACGCCGCCAAGACGTTTAAGTACGTTAATACCACCAGCAAAGACCCCAACGCCCGCCACGAGGCCCTGATCTGGCTGATGCGCACTTTCCTGGCTACTAAGGAATACGAAAGCGCCGCGGCCGTATCCGATATTCTGGACAAAGAGAAAGGTACGGAGGTGAATGCCCGGGAGCTGTTCCTGACGCGGGCCCAGTATTACCTGCTGACCGACAATCAGCCCCTGGCCATTGAGAATCTGGAGAAGGCCATACCTTATATAAAGCCGAAGGATGAACGCTCCCGCACGCGCTACATTCTGGCGCAGCTCTATCAGGCTACCGGCAACGATAAGCAGGCCTACGCCCAGCTCAACCAGATTCTGAAGCGCAACCCACCCTATGAGCTGGACTTCTTCTCCAAGCTGATGCTGGGCCAGGTCTCGGACCTGAACACCACCGATAAGGCCCGCCTGGATAAATACTTTGCCCGGCTGCTGAAGGACGGCAAGAACACCGAGTACCGCGACAAGATTTATTACGAAATGGCCCGGCTGCAATACCGCCAGCAGCATTATCCGGAAGCCATAGCCTTGCTGGAGCAATCGGCCAGAGCCGCCGGCCCCAACCGGGCGCAGAAAGGCTATACCTATCTGCTGGCCGGGCGCATCTACTACGATAATCTGCAGCGCTACTCGCTGGCGGCGGCTTACTACGACAGCACCATGCAGATGCTGCCCCGCGAAGCCCAGGACTACGCGGCCTTGGCCGAGCGCGCCAGCATTCTGAAGGAATTTGCCAACCAGCTCAACATCGTGACCACCCAGGACAGCCTGCAAATGCTGGCCCGCCTGGATACCGCCGCCCTGCGCACCCGCCTGACTGCTTACGCCCAGACGGAATTAACCACGCGCCGCCAGGCCGAAGAGCGGTTGGCCGCGCAGCAAGCCCGGCAGGAGCAACGCCAGACGGCCACCGGCATCAGTGATGTACGCAGCGGCAACCCTGATATTGACCCGCTGGCTTTTACGGCCAGCAACACCGGCGCCCAGTGGTATTTTGATAACCCCACCGCCATGAGCACGGCCCGCTCTGAGTTTGTGCGCCGCTGGGGCAACCGCCAGCTGCAGGATAACTGGCGCATCAGTAGCCAGGCCAATACCTCTCCGGTTACCAACCAGGGCGGCAACGTGCCGGTATCCATAGCCGGCACCGATGCCACGGTGGTCAACACGGCCGCGGCCGATCCGGCCGCGCAGCTTACGGCATTGGTGGCGCAATATCAAAAGAACGTGCCCACCACCGCTGATCAGTTGGCCGCCTCCAACAAACAGATTGAAGAAGCCTTATTTGCTTTAGGCGCCATCTACAACCAACAGCTGAAAGAGCCCGACCGCGCCATTACCACGTACGAAACCCTTCTGAGCCGCTTCCCGCGCAGCGGCCACGTGCCGGAGGTGTATTACGGCCTGTACCTGCTCTACCGTGATAAGCAGGACACCAAGGCTGAAACCTACGCCCAACGTCTGCGGCAGGAATACCCCACCACTTCCTACGCCCGGCTGGTTGCCGACCCGGAATATCTGCGCCGCATGTCGGTGGCCAATGCCGGGGTGAGCGTACAGCTGGATTCAGCTTTCACCTTCTATAAAAAGCAGGAGTTTAAAAAGGCCGGCGCCGTGCTGGCTCGCACCCGCAAAAAGTATCCGGAAAGTGACTACACCGACCGGCTGGCTTATATGGATTTGCTGTTGGCGCTCCGCACCCAGGCTCCCGCTACCACCAAGCCGCAGGTAGAGCGCTTCCTGAAAACCTACCCCAATAGCCCCCTGGCCCCCGATGCGCAGGAACTGCTGGCCACCTTTACCCGCTACGAGCAAGGCCAGCTGCCCGGGGCGCTGGCTTCGGCCCAAAAGCCTTCCATTTCTTATTTCCGCCCGGGTGAGGTAGACAACAAGCTGCGGATTTTCAATAATGACCCTACGCCGGGCATAACGGCCCCCACCGCCGCGCCCGGTTCTGCTACGCCGCCGGCGCCAACTACTTCTGCGGCGCCAGCTGCTAAGGCACTGACTACTCCTGCTTCCGCGCCAGCAAAACCCGTTGCCGCGCCTGATTCTGCCAAGGCTACGCGGGCTGGAGTTCCGCCGGCTGCGCCAGGCAATGCGCCTGCTGCCCCGACTACGGTTGCCACTGCGCCTCCACCCGTTCCCGCCTCTCCTTATGCGGCCGGCACCAATGGCGCCCATGCGGTAGTGCTGGTAGTGAGTAAAAACTCTCCTTTGCTGAAGGATTTACCGGGGCAGCTGGGCACCTATAACAACCGTTTTTATCGCGCCAGCAACCTGCAGGTGCAGCCCCAGAGTCTGAATGATTCTTTGTCGCTGATTGTGGTGCAGCCATTGGCCGGAGCTAAAGTGGCCCAGAGCTACGGGCTGAAACTGCGCGGCCCCCAGAGCCCGCTGGGCCGCCTGCGGGGCGTGGGTTACCAAACCCTGATAGTAGGTATTGAGAATATACCGGTGCTGCTCCAGCGTAAGGATGTGGAAGAGTACCTCCGTTTTTACCAGCAAGTTTATCGTCCGTAA
- a CDS encoding AtpZ/AtpI family protein, with the protein MAEQLPPEPPKPASDKMRTVGKYSGLGIQMLATIGLSTWLGVWLDGRFGSGPWGTVGLTLLGVFLAMYQVIRSVSEK; encoded by the coding sequence ATGGCCGAGCAGTTGCCCCCTGAGCCTCCCAAGCCCGCATCGGATAAAATGCGCACCGTAGGCAAGTATTCCGGGCTGGGTATTCAAATGCTGGCCACCATTGGCCTGAGCACCTGGCTGGGCGTGTGGCTGGATGGCCGCTTCGGGAGCGGACCCTGGGGTACGGTGGGGCTCACCCTGCTGGGCGTGTTTCTGGCTATGTATCAGGTTATCCGTTCCGTGTCGGAGAAATAG
- the atpB gene encoding F0F1 ATP synthase subunit A has product MKRLLIALFCILTLPVFAQEQTASVHEATKEEGFNAGEMILHHVGDSHEWHFFGEANEGAHFTLPLPVIAYRAGHGLSVFSSHHLYPEGTVHDGLKLEHEQLESADGTEVHDFSITKNVASMLLSVALLLFVFFSVAAGYRKNHGQAPRGIQSFFEPVIVFVRDEVAKKAIGPKYEKYLPYLLTIFFFIWFNNLMGLLPGAANLTGNLAVTFLFAFITLLITTFSSNKYYWSHIFWTPGVPLWLRPIMIPVELIGVISKPFSLMVRLFANITAGHIIILSFISLIFIFNTIGIAPLSIAFGLFINVLELLVAILQAYIFTLLTAMYIGGAVEEHHDHDYGIGGDDADAPLHVSGSHGH; this is encoded by the coding sequence ATGAAGCGCTTACTGATAGCCCTCTTCTGCATTCTTACGCTTCCTGTTTTTGCCCAAGAGCAAACGGCTTCCGTCCACGAGGCTACCAAAGAAGAAGGCTTCAATGCCGGCGAGATGATTCTTCATCACGTAGGCGACTCGCACGAGTGGCATTTCTTTGGGGAAGCAAACGAAGGTGCCCACTTCACCTTGCCGCTGCCCGTTATTGCTTACCGCGCGGGCCACGGCCTGTCGGTTTTCTCCTCGCATCACCTGTACCCCGAGGGTACCGTGCACGATGGTCTGAAGCTGGAGCATGAGCAGCTGGAGTCCGCAGACGGCACCGAGGTGCACGACTTCTCCATCACCAAGAACGTAGCTTCCATGCTGCTGAGCGTGGCCCTGCTGCTGTTCGTGTTCTTCTCCGTGGCCGCAGGCTACCGCAAGAACCACGGCCAGGCCCCCCGCGGCATCCAGTCGTTCTTTGAGCCCGTTATTGTATTTGTGCGCGACGAGGTAGCCAAGAAGGCCATTGGCCCGAAGTACGAGAAGTATCTACCTTACCTGCTGACTATCTTCTTCTTCATCTGGTTCAACAACCTGATGGGTTTGCTGCCCGGTGCTGCCAACCTGACCGGCAATCTGGCCGTTACCTTCCTGTTTGCCTTTATTACGCTGCTCATCACCACGTTCAGCTCTAATAAATACTACTGGTCGCACATTTTCTGGACGCCCGGTGTTCCGCTGTGGCTGCGCCCCATCATGATTCCGGTGGAACTGATTGGCGTAATCTCGAAGCCCTTCTCCCTGATGGTTCGACTGTTTGCCAATATCACGGCCGGTCACATCATCATTCTGAGCTTCATTTCCCTGATTTTTATCTTCAATACTATTGGCATTGCGCCGCTATCCATTGCCTTCGGCCTGTTTATTAATGTGCTGGAGCTGCTGGTAGCCATTCTGCAGGCCTACATCTTCACCCTGCTAACGGCCATGTACATCGGTGGCGCCGTGGAAGAACACCACGACCACGATTACGGCATTGGCGGTGATGATGCCGATGCGCCACTGCACGTAAGCGGTAGCCACGGTCACTAA
- the atpE gene encoding ATP synthase F0 subunit C: MLLSLLLQVVNAVGLAVMGAGIGAGLAILGAGLGIGRIGGSAMEAIGRQPEASGKIQTAMLIVAALVEGAALFAVVVCLLIALKLQ; the protein is encoded by the coding sequence ATGCTGCTCTCTCTGTTGCTGCAGGTTGTTAATGCTGTTGGTCTGGCTGTAATGGGTGCCGGTATCGGTGCCGGTCTGGCTATTCTGGGTGCTGGTCTGGGTATCGGCCGCATCGGTGGCTCGGCTATGGAAGCCATCGGCCGTCAGCCGGAAGCCTCCGGCAAAATCCAGACTGCTATGCTGATCGTAGCCGCTCTGGTAGAAGGTGCTGCTCTGTTCGCAGTAGTAGTTTGCCTGCTGATTGCCCTGAAGCTTCAGTAG
- a CDS encoding F0F1 ATP synthase subunit B has protein sequence MLTNPSIGLLFWQLVIFLILLFLLTKFAWKPILSSLKERENSIEGALRMADQAKLEMQLLKAGNEKLLAEARLERDNILKEASAIATQQIEDAKNKASEEGQRLISQAREAIQNEKNAALAEVKNTAAQLSIDIAERILRRELTDASAQTQLVDSYLKEVKLN, from the coding sequence ATGCTTACCAACCCTAGTATTGGCCTGCTGTTCTGGCAGCTGGTCATCTTCCTGATCCTTCTCTTCCTGCTCACCAAATTCGCTTGGAAGCCTATCCTCAGCTCGCTGAAGGAGCGGGAAAACTCCATCGAAGGTGCTCTGCGCATGGCCGACCAGGCCAAGCTGGAAATGCAGCTGCTGAAAGCCGGCAACGAAAAGCTGCTGGCTGAAGCGCGCCTGGAGCGCGACAACATTCTGAAGGAGGCATCAGCTATTGCTACCCAGCAAATTGAAGATGCCAAAAACAAGGCTTCGGAAGAAGGCCAGCGCCTGATTTCGCAAGCCCGCGAAGCCATCCAGAATGAGAAGAATGCTGCTCTGGCCGAAGTGAAAAACACGGCTGCGCAACTGTCCATTGATATTGCGGAGCGCATTCTGCGCCGCGAGCTGACGGATGCCTCGGCACAAACTCAGCTGGTGGATTCGTACCTGAAGGAAGTAAAATTGAATTAG
- the atpH gene encoding ATP synthase F1 subunit delta, whose product MSEQRVASRYAKSLLDLAEERGTLAQVKEDMDLFSKTLEENRDLRLLLRNPIVKHDKKLAILRAIFGGKVSELTEKFLTIVTQKNRESALEFIGSEFRSQYNLLRGVQVAEVITATPLTPALRAEVEQLVRQQAGLQQVELTEKIDASLIGGFVLRVGDRQIDDSVRHRLRKLRSEFSKNPYQPQL is encoded by the coding sequence ATGTCTGAACAACGAGTTGCCTCCCGTTACGCTAAGTCGCTGCTAGATCTGGCAGAGGAGCGTGGGACGCTGGCCCAGGTGAAAGAGGACATGGATCTGTTCAGCAAAACGCTGGAGGAGAACCGTGACCTGCGCCTGTTGCTGCGTAACCCCATCGTCAAGCACGACAAGAAGCTCGCTATTCTGCGGGCCATATTTGGGGGCAAGGTGTCGGAACTGACTGAGAAGTTCCTCACCATCGTTACCCAGAAAAACCGCGAAAGCGCACTGGAATTTATTGGCTCCGAGTTTCGCAGCCAGTACAATCTGCTGCGTGGTGTGCAGGTAGCCGAGGTGATTACGGCCACCCCGCTCACGCCCGCGCTGCGCGCGGAAGTGGAACAGCTGGTTCGCCAGCAAGCCGGCCTCCAGCAGGTCGAACTCACCGAGAAAATCGATGCCTCGCTCATTGGCGGCTTTGTGCTGCGCGTGGGCGACCGGCAGATCGACGACTCGGTACGTCACCGCCTGCGCAAGCTGCGCAGCGAATTCTCTAAGAACCCCTACCAACCCCAACTATAA